In the genome of Streptomyces sp. V2I9, one region contains:
- a CDS encoding glycoside hydrolase family 15 protein has product MDRYPPIADHGLVGDLQTAALISSRGVVDWFAAPRFDAPSVFAALLDHERGGYFRLAPEGGPHTGKQLYYPDTAVVVTRFMAPDGVGEVLDWMTPIRSGGPTARHTLVRVVRSVRGTVRFGLECRPRFDYGRAAHELELGPTGHRAVFRAPGVTAHLQAGFPLTRDGRDAVGGVTLHAGEVAGAVLTLCGSDDPEPPPPTIEGITDQLWDAVDFWQRWVRGSRYHGRWVDMVNRSAITLKLLTYEPTGAPVAAPTMGLPEQLGGERNWDYRYTWVRDGSLSVRALLDLGFVDEATAFTHWLGDRLREREDAGGEPLRIMYRVDGQPLDGEQVLGHLEGYRGSRPVRLGNAAEDQLQLDIYGEALYALSENHEAGARAGYRGWKTLSRTLDRLADSWDRPDEGIWETRGGRKDFTYSRVMCWAAFDRGLELAARLSRPADTARWTGARDAVLEQVAERAWSEELQAYVQSYGNDVLDASLLLMPRVGFLAPRDPGWLSTLDAMDRTLVSDSLVYRYDPAASPDGLRGAEGTFSLCTFLYVDAAARAGRLRQARYTFEKMLTYANHVGLFAEEIGPSGEQLGNFPQAFTHLSLIMAARTLDEALDRERA; this is encoded by the coding sequence ATGGACCGGTATCCGCCGATCGCCGACCACGGACTCGTGGGCGACCTCCAGACCGCCGCGCTGATCTCGTCGCGGGGAGTGGTCGACTGGTTCGCCGCCCCCAGATTCGACGCGCCCAGCGTCTTCGCCGCACTGCTCGACCACGAGCGCGGCGGCTACTTCCGGCTGGCGCCCGAAGGCGGCCCGCACACGGGCAAGCAGCTCTACTACCCCGACACCGCGGTCGTGGTCACCCGGTTCATGGCTCCCGACGGCGTCGGAGAGGTCCTCGACTGGATGACCCCGATCCGGTCCGGCGGGCCGACCGCACGGCACACGCTCGTCCGCGTCGTGCGATCGGTGCGCGGCACCGTGCGCTTCGGCCTGGAGTGCCGGCCCCGGTTCGACTACGGCCGCGCCGCCCACGAGCTGGAGCTGGGGCCCACGGGACACCGGGCGGTCTTCCGGGCACCCGGCGTGACGGCCCATCTCCAGGCGGGTTTCCCGCTCACCCGTGACGGCCGGGACGCGGTCGGCGGCGTCACCCTGCACGCCGGGGAAGTGGCGGGCGCCGTTCTCACCCTCTGCGGCTCCGACGACCCCGAGCCGCCGCCACCCACCATCGAGGGGATCACCGACCAGCTCTGGGATGCCGTCGACTTCTGGCAGCGGTGGGTGCGCGGATCCCGCTACCACGGCCGCTGGGTCGACATGGTCAACCGCTCCGCGATCACCCTGAAGCTGCTCACGTACGAACCCACCGGCGCACCCGTCGCCGCGCCGACCATGGGACTGCCCGAACAACTCGGCGGTGAACGCAACTGGGACTACCGGTACACCTGGGTCCGGGACGGCTCCCTGTCGGTGCGGGCCCTGCTGGACCTGGGCTTCGTCGACGAGGCGACCGCGTTCACCCACTGGCTCGGCGACCGGCTCCGGGAACGGGAGGACGCCGGCGGAGAGCCCCTGCGGATCATGTACCGGGTCGACGGGCAGCCGCTGGACGGGGAGCAGGTCCTCGGGCACCTGGAGGGCTACCGCGGCTCGCGCCCGGTCCGGCTCGGCAACGCGGCGGAGGACCAGCTCCAGCTCGACATCTACGGCGAAGCCCTCTACGCCCTGTCCGAGAACCATGAGGCCGGCGCCCGGGCGGGCTACCGGGGGTGGAAGACCCTGTCCCGCACCCTGGACCGGCTCGCGGACTCCTGGGACCGCCCCGACGAGGGCATCTGGGAGACCCGGGGAGGGCGCAAGGACTTCACCTACAGCCGGGTGATGTGCTGGGCCGCCTTCGACCGGGGCCTCGAACTCGCCGCCCGGCTCAGCCGTCCCGCCGACACCGCCCGCTGGACCGGGGCACGGGACGCCGTGCTGGAGCAGGTCGCGGAACGCGCCTGGAGCGAAGAACTCCAGGCCTACGTCCAGAGCTACGGGAACGACGTGCTCGACGCGTCCCTGCTGCTCATGCCGAGAGTGGGGTTCCTCGCCCCGCGCGATCCGGGCTGGCTGTCCACCCTGGACGCCATGGACCGCACCCTGGTCTCGGACAGCCTCGTCTACCGCTACGACCCGGCGGCGTCGCCGGACGGGCTGCGCGGCGCGGAGGGGACGTTCAGCCTCTGCACCTTCCTCTACGTCGACGCGGCTGCCCGCGCCGGACGGCTGCGACAGGCGCGCTACACCTTCGAGAAGATGCTCACCTACGCCAACCACGTGGGCCTGTTCGCCGAGGAGATCGGCCCCAGCGGTGAACAACTGGGCAATTTTCCCCAGGCGTTCACCCATCTCTCGCTCATCATGGCGGCCCGCACCCTGGACGAGGCGCTGGACCGCGAGCGCGCCTGA
- a CDS encoding DUF389 domain-containing protein, which translates to MDMIHIRAVSPPDLTDEVVALLSGDACVFDLIVQRGAVRRPDGDSVTCDVLTGAADDVLHRLRAVRLDRRGSLVIEAVDMAFSGAAIEEGRRALGPLNGAPVWEQVEARIRSGGRYPPSFYLYLVVAGLIGSVGIVTNSQILIVAAMVVGPEYGAIVSVALGIDRGHRAAVRGGLAALGAGFLLTIVVTFLFALLIRGFGLESAAFDRGLRPVSNLINTPNFFSVAVATLAGVVGIVSLTEARTSALLGVFISVTTIPAAADIAVSTAFTSWSDVRGSAIQLVVNILVLIVVGTAALRAQRGIWRKVGLRRDRNRRAAEET; encoded by the coding sequence ATGGACATGATCCACATCCGCGCGGTGAGTCCGCCGGACCTGACCGACGAGGTCGTCGCCCTGCTCTCGGGCGACGCGTGCGTGTTCGATCTCATCGTCCAGCGTGGCGCCGTTCGCCGTCCGGACGGCGACTCCGTCACCTGTGACGTCCTGACGGGGGCGGCCGACGACGTGCTGCACCGGCTCCGCGCCGTCCGGCTCGACCGACGGGGCTCCCTCGTCATCGAAGCGGTCGACATGGCCTTCTCCGGCGCGGCCATCGAAGAAGGGCGGCGCGCGCTGGGGCCGCTGAACGGGGCGCCGGTCTGGGAGCAGGTCGAGGCGCGCATCCGATCCGGAGGGCGGTACCCGCCGAGCTTCTACCTCTACCTGGTCGTCGCCGGCCTGATCGGTTCGGTCGGCATCGTCACCAACTCGCAGATCCTCATCGTGGCGGCGATGGTCGTCGGGCCGGAGTACGGCGCGATCGTCAGCGTGGCGCTGGGGATCGACCGGGGCCACCGGGCCGCGGTGCGCGGCGGGCTGGCCGCCCTGGGCGCCGGCTTCCTCCTCACCATCGTGGTCACCTTCCTCTTCGCCCTCCTCATCCGCGGCTTCGGGCTGGAGTCCGCGGCGTTCGACCGGGGGCTGCGCCCCGTCTCCAACCTCATCAACACGCCGAACTTCTTCTCCGTCGCCGTCGCCACCCTGGCCGGGGTCGTCGGGATCGTGTCGCTCACCGAGGCCAGGACGAGTGCCCTGCTCGGGGTGTTCATCTCGGTCACGACCATCCCGGCCGCCGCGGACATCGCGGTCTCCACCGCGTTCACCAGCTGGTCCGACGTACGGGGCTCGGCCATCCAGCTCGTGGTGAACATCCTGGTGCTGATCGTGGTGGGCACGGCCGCGCTCAGGGCCCAGCGGGGGATCTGGCGCAAGGTCGGTCTCCGGCGGGACCGGAATCGCCGGGCCGCCGAGGAGACCTGA
- a CDS encoding DUF2252 domain-containing protein: MDRETAAPLRAAPHATPAERAALGRAARRRAPRSSHADFTPSPHRTDPLAVLEAQSAERVPELVPIRYARMSESPFRFYRGAAALMAADLAGTPDSGIRAQLCGDAHLLNFRLLASPERNLLFDINDFDETLPGPWEWDVKRLATSLVIAARANGFTDRERSGIVRASVRSYRESMARYAGMRNMDVWYARTDAERLRTLAAQELGGRGRRNVGRALDKARSRDSLQAFGKLAEVAGGRLRIAADPPMVVPLTELMPGVEPEAVYRRFGTLVAGYGRSLTSDRRSLLEDFALVDVARKVVGVGSVGTRCWIILLLGRDDGDPLLLQAKEAGPSVLAEHTGASRYANQGERVVAGQRLMQASSDLFLGWERADGIDGRIRDFYVRQLRDWKGIAEPESMAPKGMRVFGEVCGSTLARAHARSGDRIAIAGYLGRKDVFDRAIAAFAEAYADRNERDHRALVDAVASGRLPADPSAGGGAHGLPEPGG; this comes from the coding sequence ATGGACCGGGAAACCGCCGCACCGCTGCGCGCCGCACCCCACGCGACACCGGCCGAACGCGCGGCCCTCGGCAGAGCCGCGCGCCGCAGGGCTCCCCGGTCGAGCCACGCGGACTTCACGCCGTCGCCGCACCGTACCGACCCGCTGGCGGTCCTGGAGGCGCAGTCCGCGGAGCGGGTGCCCGAGCTGGTCCCGATCCGCTATGCCCGGATGTCCGAGTCCCCGTTCCGCTTCTACCGGGGCGCGGCGGCCCTGATGGCCGCCGACCTGGCCGGCACCCCCGACTCGGGGATCCGGGCGCAGCTGTGCGGCGACGCCCATCTGCTGAACTTCCGGCTGCTGGCCTCGCCCGAGCGGAATCTGCTCTTCGACATCAACGACTTCGACGAGACGCTGCCGGGCCCCTGGGAATGGGACGTCAAACGGCTGGCGACCAGCCTCGTCATCGCGGCGAGGGCGAACGGCTTCACCGACCGGGAGCGGTCCGGGATCGTCCGGGCGTCGGTCCGCTCGTACCGGGAGTCGATGGCCCGGTATGCCGGGATGCGCAACATGGACGTGTGGTACGCGAGGACGGACGCCGAGCGGCTGCGGACGCTGGCCGCGCAGGAGTTGGGCGGGCGGGGGCGCAGGAACGTCGGCCGGGCGCTGGACAAGGCCCGTTCCAGGGACAGTCTGCAGGCCTTCGGCAAGCTCGCCGAGGTGGCCGGCGGGCGGCTGCGGATCGCCGCGGACCCGCCGATGGTCGTCCCGCTCACCGAGCTGATGCCGGGGGTGGAACCCGAGGCGGTGTACCGGAGGTTCGGCACCCTGGTGGCCGGCTACGGACGCAGTCTGACGTCCGACCGGCGCAGTCTGCTGGAGGACTTCGCGCTGGTGGACGTGGCCCGGAAGGTCGTCGGTGTGGGCAGTGTAGGCACCCGGTGCTGGATCATCCTGCTGCTCGGCCGGGACGACGGGGATCCGCTTCTCCTCCAGGCCAAGGAGGCCGGGCCCTCGGTGCTGGCCGAACACACCGGGGCGAGCCGGTACGCGAACCAGGGCGAGCGGGTGGTCGCGGGGCAGCGCCTGATGCAGGCGTCCAGCGACCTTTTCCTCGGCTGGGAGCGGGCGGACGGCATCGACGGCCGGATCCGGGACTTCTACGTGCGCCAGCTGCGGGACTGGAAGGGCATCGCCGAGCCGGAGTCGATGGCGCCGAAGGGGATGCGCGTGTTCGGCGAGGTGTGCGGTTCCACGCTCGCCCGCGCACACGCCAGGTCCGGGGACCGGATCGCCATCGCCGGCTACCTGGGCCGCAAGGACGTCTTCGACCGGGCGATCGCCGCGTTCGCGGAGGCGTACGCGGACCGCAACGAGCGGGATCACCGGGCTCTGGTGGACGCGGTGGCGTCGGGCCGGCTGCCGGCGGACCCCTCGGCCGGGGGCGGTGCGCACGGCCTTCCGGAGCCGGGCGGCTGA
- a CDS encoding chloride channel protein has product MPPTPPGPPADAPGDPYAPVRTRRYAGLLLMAALLGVPISAIAFGFLALVSELQSLTYAELPKALGFEGTPSWWPVPLLGVAGLLVGLVVRRLPGGGGHRPAEGLVSTGAPAAVDLPGIALAALVSLGVGAVLGPEAPLIALGGGLAVWAAGRVKRDLPPQARALVGASGSFAAVSALLGSPLLGAFLLMEVSGLAGPMLGVALVPGLLSAGIGALIFTGLGSWTGLGTYSLSLGDVPAAAGPGVAEFGWALVIGVAAAFAGTGIRRLSLALQTRVERRTVVATAVMGLVIGGLALAYAETSGREGSEVLYSGEHALGHLLAESAEYSVGALLMLIVCKSLAYCASLSCFRGGPVFPAMFVGAVGGLALSQLPGLHPTAGFAMGIGAMCVAMLRLPMTSVLLATLLLGKEGLTVMPLVIVSVVVAYVITLRLTPAPVDRGGPEAV; this is encoded by the coding sequence ATGCCGCCCACGCCACCGGGCCCGCCCGCCGACGCGCCGGGGGACCCGTACGCGCCGGTCCGCACGCGGAGGTACGCGGGGTTGCTGCTGATGGCGGCCCTCCTCGGGGTGCCGATCTCGGCGATCGCGTTCGGCTTCCTGGCCCTGGTGTCGGAGCTCCAGTCGCTGACGTACGCGGAGCTGCCGAAGGCGCTGGGGTTCGAGGGCACGCCGTCGTGGTGGCCGGTCCCGCTGCTCGGCGTCGCCGGCCTCCTGGTCGGGCTCGTCGTCCGCCGTCTGCCGGGCGGGGGCGGACACCGGCCGGCGGAGGGGTTGGTGTCCACCGGGGCCCCGGCCGCGGTGGATCTGCCCGGCATCGCCCTGGCCGCGCTGGTCTCGCTGGGCGTGGGTGCCGTACTCGGGCCGGAAGCGCCCCTGATCGCGCTGGGCGGCGGGCTGGCCGTCTGGGCGGCGGGCCGGGTCAAACGGGACCTCCCTCCGCAGGCGCGAGCCCTGGTCGGGGCCTCCGGCAGCTTCGCCGCGGTGAGCGCCCTGCTGGGATCCCCGCTGCTGGGCGCGTTCCTGCTGATGGAGGTGTCGGGGCTGGCCGGGCCGATGCTGGGCGTGGCGCTGGTCCCCGGTCTGCTCTCGGCGGGCATCGGCGCCCTGATCTTCACGGGGCTGGGGTCCTGGACGGGTCTGGGGACCTACTCCCTGAGCCTGGGTGACGTTCCGGCGGCGGCGGGCCCCGGCGTCGCGGAGTTCGGATGGGCGCTGGTCATCGGTGTCGCGGCGGCCTTCGCCGGTACGGGCATCCGCCGGCTGTCGCTGGCCCTCCAGACACGCGTGGAGCGGCGGACGGTGGTGGCCACGGCGGTGATGGGGCTGGTCATCGGCGGGCTCGCGCTCGCGTATGCGGAGACGTCGGGCAGGGAGGGCTCGGAGGTGCTGTACTCCGGCGAGCACGCACTGGGCCACCTGCTGGCGGAGAGCGCGGAGTACTCGGTCGGGGCGCTGCTGATGCTCATCGTCTGCAAGTCGCTCGCCTACTGCGCCTCGCTGAGCTGCTTCCGCGGAGGGCCCGTCTTCCCCGCGATGTTCGTGGGCGCGGTGGGCGGCCTCGCGCTGTCCCAGCTGCCGGGACTGCATCCGACCGCGGGTTTCGCGATGGGCATCGGGGCCATGTGCGTGGCGATGCTGCGGCTGCCGATGACCTCGGTGCTGCTTGCCACGCTCCTGCTGGGGAAGGAGGGGCTCACCGTGATGCCTCTGGTGATCGTGTCCGTGGTGGTGGCGTACGTGATCACCCTCCGGCTGACGCCCGCGCCGGTGGACAGGGGCGGGCCGGAAGCGGTGTGA
- a CDS encoding GNAT family N-acetyltransferase, whose translation MTEIVHVSAPELVTYADELAGLLVETVEEGSSVGFLAPLDREAAAVWWRERAAAVEAGTIGIWIARDGGRVSGTIALVRAPLPNARHRAEVAKLMVRPSARGQGLGGALLAAVEAYAAAEGITLLILDTESGSLAEQVYRKAGWTEVGSVPGYAADPAGSLKPTTFYYKELAAP comes from the coding sequence ATGACCGAGATCGTCCATGTCTCCGCTCCCGAGCTGGTCACCTACGCCGACGAGCTGGCCGGCCTGCTGGTCGAGACCGTCGAGGAGGGGTCCTCGGTGGGCTTCCTGGCGCCGCTGGACCGGGAGGCGGCCGCGGTCTGGTGGCGGGAGCGGGCCGCCGCCGTGGAGGCCGGCACCATCGGCATCTGGATCGCGCGGGACGGCGGCCGGGTCTCGGGGACCATCGCGCTGGTGCGCGCGCCGCTGCCGAACGCCCGGCACCGCGCGGAGGTCGCCAAGCTGATGGTGCGGCCGTCGGCCCGCGGTCAGGGGCTCGGCGGGGCGCTGCTGGCCGCCGTCGAGGCGTACGCGGCGGCGGAGGGCATCACGCTGCTGATCCTGGACACCGAGAGCGGCAGCCTGGCCGAACAGGTCTACCGCAAGGCGGGGTGGACGGAGGTCGGGAGTGTTCCGGGATACGCGGCGGATCCTGCGGGCAGCCTGAAGCCGACCACCTTCTACTACAAGGAACTCGCCGCTCCGTGA
- a CDS encoding glutathione peroxidase yields MTLHDIPLRTLAGEPTTLGAYSGRTVLVVNVASKCGLTPQYEGLERLQQTYGDRGLTVLGIPCNQFAGQEPGSAEEIRTFCSTTYGVSFPLLEKTDVNGAGRHPLYAELTKLADADGEAGDVRWNFEKFVISPAGEPVARLRPGVEPESTAVVAAIEAHLPG; encoded by the coding sequence ATGACGCTGCACGACATTCCGCTGCGCACCCTCGCGGGCGAGCCGACCACGCTGGGCGCGTACAGCGGCCGGACCGTCCTGGTGGTCAATGTGGCCTCCAAGTGCGGGCTCACTCCGCAGTACGAGGGCCTGGAGCGGTTGCAGCAGACGTACGGGGACCGGGGCCTGACCGTGCTCGGCATCCCCTGCAACCAGTTCGCCGGGCAGGAGCCGGGCAGCGCGGAGGAGATCCGGACGTTCTGCTCGACGACCTACGGGGTCAGCTTCCCGCTGCTGGAGAAGACCGACGTCAACGGCGCCGGACGGCATCCGCTGTACGCGGAGCTGACGAAGCTGGCGGACGCGGACGGGGAGGCCGGGGACGTCCGGTGGAACTTCGAGAAGTTCGTGATCTCGCCGGCCGGTGAGCCGGTGGCCCGGCTCCGGCCGGGCGTGGAGCCGGAGTCCACGGCGGTCGTCGCGGCGATCGAGGCGCACCTGCCGGGGTGA